A stretch of the bacterium genome encodes the following:
- a CDS encoding T9SS type A sorting domain-containing protein, with amino-acid sequence MTRLGSNTLRLLPVLALLLSVAALRADQPLRTTLREQTLSADCIIYGKVLSARCSAENGRIYTHYDLSAMQTLKGRGGTVSLRVPGGTVGVVAYVVPGAPEFSRSEAAVLFLKDSPDGEYELDGLATGVYRVEPDADGLPRVNPGVEPAGPVLAADGHVWPADRPLPLALFLRSVASYLGESLPAGAAAPQLPLNTVEKAGKKKSAASTTSLAAGNVQAGYSRILDRPVDIFWDLSRDYGPVRGGRVRWYFDPDSIAGKSPYGVTPEQALAALSWSFGQWNAVPGSRMRFEYAGQRRDIPDHKLDLVNVITFADSEYIHGVQKDAIASARPFVLARRTWVGPEGLDWDQDGKIDFPDFPEGVWEAGTIIDCDLRWDVGGPYSDVDFAVDNTPGALSMQAVFSHEIGHLAGLVHSPIRDLGTTLSGKNVTPTMFSLALPNAADGSGNPMTSLEADDKVSLAMLYPTAEFGSSYGTIEGQVVKGTDGGPGRGDFVVALSAEGAPYRSLIDAYHRAATAIGVFSDQWGRFRIPGLPPGRYVLGLQPMDDLPTGTNRNAFNTLVSRFGDVDYIWDEFYNGARESGRESDPLDWEPVEVGAGGTVSGVKFITNYYPQGRERLWRMFGERDYIVAVNQLRSPSSAQSSTNDMIARKFPQVFRAPYRIVGAACDFASVTAPPEGAQVVWPEIILARTDPSDPSRPDLEHPLAVIRDFAGDGSLLSSWPLPFTYPVEVPQDGALWLVVRSPQGRFNAFHNIDVLGAGQGELEVDESFISADGGKTFTSVMGYGVSWRMGLELEGESALEPLSQPRLVETRTASGARAVQLFFHPPLSLSGRAPAEPVTISLRYSNAAQSYPEASLIEALDSGAEDGLEFQLLRHEAAGDSSLYRVSGLRLDRGRMLGTLEKLSGHGPAGGTLNLGRTAGGLSAGLEGLWQGTLAPAGGTVRLDLRSEGRRVHGAFVWPAAATPVADTTLVFLSLPGDTVLTVDSLPANPAGFSLSAFSDSGRSSLPAVFGLGADRFEPNERLQDAVPVFPAVGYPPVSHGLSAIRGTIASTKDRNDIDFFRFEVRRGDSVVIDVDASSTRPFLPVSGLDAYFEAFDSTGARFTGLDGRVVESDDESGLDPFQSFVSPRGATLYLRLLEAAVAYGDPGSLTGSNCFYELRLSLLPRHGDLVRDGLIRIDDALAAIDCVARPSSYDQQARFAADVNADGKVDLSDAAAVFRLALDDPLARAATVLAAEGLNGCPELSLSSRGGCPVLAAAGGERFGGLMRIELEAAGLAAPGKDLPRGAGFLQTRAGGVLYVLIDLSASDAVFNGGEIVSLEAQSLERVRVLGVLAGIPGQGETESAAVRQAAAETALPRQYSLAGASPNPFNPSTAITYYVPEGGPATVRLEVFDLRGQRVRLLAQGAHEPGAYTVIWDGTATGGRVLPSGVYFCRLSATGFSATRKLVLLK; translated from the coding sequence ATGACCCGCCTCGGCTCAAATACCCTGCGCCTTCTCCCGGTCCTGGCTCTGCTCTTGTCCGTTGCCGCCCTGCGCGCCGACCAGCCGCTGCGGACCACGCTGCGCGAGCAGACCCTCTCCGCCGACTGCATAATCTACGGAAAGGTTCTCTCCGCCCGCTGCAGCGCCGAGAACGGACGTATCTACACCCATTACGACCTGAGCGCCATGCAGACCCTGAAAGGCCGCGGCGGAACTGTGAGCCTGCGCGTGCCGGGCGGGACAGTGGGCGTGGTGGCCTATGTGGTCCCGGGCGCGCCGGAGTTCAGCCGGAGCGAGGCCGCGGTGCTGTTCCTCAAGGACTCGCCGGATGGGGAATACGAGCTGGATGGCCTCGCCACCGGGGTCTACCGCGTGGAGCCGGACGCGGACGGCCTGCCGCGGGTCAATCCGGGCGTGGAGCCCGCCGGGCCGGTCCTGGCCGCGGATGGCCATGTCTGGCCCGCCGACCGTCCCCTGCCGCTCGCCCTGTTCCTGCGCAGCGTGGCCTCGTACCTGGGGGAAAGCCTGCCCGCCGGGGCCGCGGCGCCGCAGCTCCCGCTGAATACAGTCGAAAAGGCCGGGAAGAAAAAGAGCGCCGCCTCGACAACCTCACTTGCCGCGGGCAACGTGCAGGCTGGCTACTCGCGTATCCTCGACCGCCCGGTGGACATTTTCTGGGACCTGAGCCGCGATTACGGCCCGGTGCGGGGAGGGCGCGTCCGCTGGTATTTCGACCCGGACTCCATCGCCGGCAAGAGCCCCTACGGGGTCACCCCGGAGCAGGCCTTGGCCGCCCTGAGCTGGTCGTTCGGGCAGTGGAACGCGGTGCCGGGCTCCAGGATGCGCTTCGAGTACGCCGGGCAGCGCCGGGATATCCCGGACCACAAGCTCGACCTGGTCAACGTGATCACGTTCGCGGACAGCGAGTATATCCACGGGGTGCAGAAAGACGCCATCGCCAGCGCGCGCCCCTTTGTGCTGGCCCGCCGCACCTGGGTCGGCCCCGAGGGACTGGACTGGGACCAGGACGGGAAGATAGATTTCCCGGATTTCCCGGAAGGGGTCTGGGAGGCCGGGACAATCATCGACTGCGACCTGCGCTGGGATGTGGGCGGCCCCTACTCGGATGTGGATTTCGCCGTGGACAACACCCCGGGCGCGCTCAGCATGCAGGCCGTGTTCAGCCACGAGATCGGCCACCTGGCCGGGCTGGTGCACAGCCCGATCCGCGACCTGGGGACAACTCTATCCGGGAAGAATGTCACCCCCACCATGTTCTCCCTGGCCCTGCCCAACGCCGCGGACGGCAGCGGCAACCCGATGACCAGCCTGGAGGCGGATGACAAGGTCTCCCTGGCCATGCTCTATCCGACCGCGGAGTTCGGCTCCAGCTATGGGACCATCGAGGGCCAGGTGGTCAAGGGCACGGACGGCGGCCCCGGGCGAGGGGATTTCGTGGTCGCACTCTCGGCCGAGGGCGCGCCCTACCGCAGCCTGATCGATGCCTACCACCGGGCCGCCACCGCTATCGGCGTGTTCTCGGACCAGTGGGGGCGCTTCCGCATCCCCGGCCTTCCGCCCGGACGCTACGTGCTGGGCCTTCAGCCCATGGACGACCTTCCCACCGGCACCAACCGCAACGCGTTCAACACCCTGGTCAGCCGTTTCGGCGATGTGGACTATATCTGGGACGAGTTCTACAACGGAGCGCGCGAGAGCGGACGTGAGAGCGACCCGCTGGACTGGGAGCCGGTCGAGGTGGGAGCCGGGGGGACGGTTTCGGGAGTGAAATTCATCACCAACTACTATCCGCAGGGGCGGGAGCGGCTCTGGCGGATGTTCGGCGAGCGGGACTATATCGTGGCGGTGAACCAGCTCCGCTCGCCCTCCAGCGCCCAGTCCTCCACGAACGATATGATTGCGCGCAAGTTCCCGCAGGTGTTCCGCGCGCCCTACCGGATCGTGGGCGCGGCCTGCGATTTCGCCTCAGTGACCGCGCCGCCCGAGGGCGCGCAGGTGGTCTGGCCCGAGATAATCCTGGCCCGGACCGACCCCTCCGACCCCTCGCGCCCGGACCTGGAGCACCCCCTGGCCGTGATCCGCGATTTTGCCGGGGACGGAAGCCTGCTAAGCTCCTGGCCGCTGCCGTTCACCTACCCGGTCGAGGTGCCGCAGGACGGCGCGCTGTGGCTGGTGGTGCGCTCGCCCCAGGGGCGTTTTAATGCATTTCACAATATCGACGTGCTGGGGGCGGGACAGGGCGAGCTGGAGGTGGATGAGTCGTTCATCTCGGCGGATGGCGGCAAGACGTTCACCAGCGTGATGGGCTACGGCGTGAGCTGGCGCATGGGCCTGGAACTGGAGGGCGAGTCCGCCCTGGAGCCGCTGTCGCAGCCGCGCCTGGTCGAGACCCGCACGGCTTCGGGAGCACGGGCGGTGCAACTTTTCTTCCATCCGCCGCTGAGCCTGAGCGGCCGGGCCCCGGCCGAGCCGGTCACTATTTCATTGCGCTACAGCAACGCGGCCCAGTCCTACCCCGAGGCCTCACTGATTGAGGCCCTGGACAGCGGCGCGGAGGACGGGCTGGAATTTCAACTCCTGCGTCACGAGGCCGCCGGGGACAGCTCGCTCTATCGGGTCAGCGGCCTGCGCCTGGACCGGGGCCGTATGCTGGGCACGCTGGAAAAGCTCTCCGGCCACGGGCCGGCTGGAGGTACGCTCAACCTCGGGCGGACCGCCGGTGGTCTTTCCGCCGGGCTGGAGGGGCTCTGGCAGGGAACACTCGCCCCGGCGGGCGGCACGGTTCGGCTGGACCTGCGCAGTGAGGGCCGTCGGGTGCACGGAGCCTTTGTCTGGCCCGCGGCCGCGACCCCGGTGGCGGACACCACGCTGGTCTTCCTCAGCCTGCCCGGCGACACCGTGCTCACTGTGGATTCGCTGCCCGCCAACCCCGCCGGGTTCTCACTGAGCGCGTTCAGCGACTCGGGACGCAGCAGCCTGCCCGCGGTGTTCGGCCTGGGGGCGGACCGCTTCGAGCCGAACGAGCGCCTTCAGGACGCAGTCCCGGTGTTCCCCGCGGTGGGCTACCCCCCGGTCAGCCACGGCCTGAGCGCGATCCGGGGGACAATCGCCTCGACAAAAGACCGCAACGACATCGACTTCTTCCGTTTCGAGGTCCGCCGCGGCGACAGTGTGGTGATCGACGTGGACGCCTCGAGCACGCGGCCGTTCCTGCCGGTCTCGGGCCTGGATGCCTATTTCGAGGCGTTCGATTCCACCGGGGCGCGCTTCACCGGGCTGGACGGGCGTGTGGTGGAAAGCGACGACGAGAGCGGCCTGGACCCGTTCCAGAGCTTTGTCAGCCCGCGCGGGGCCACGCTCTACCTGCGTCTGCTGGAGGCCGCGGTGGCCTACGGCGACCCGGGCAGCCTGACCGGGAGCAACTGTTTCTACGAGCTGCGCCTGAGCCTGCTGCCCCGTCACGGCGACCTGGTGCGCGACGGCCTGATCCGGATCGATGACGCCCTGGCAGCGATCGACTGCGTCGCCCGGCCCTCCTCCTACGACCAGCAGGCCCGTTTCGCCGCGGATGTGAACGCGGATGGCAAGGTGGACCTGAGCGACGCCGCCGCGGTGTTCCGCCTGGCCCTGGATGATCCCCTGGCGCGCGCTGCCACTGTCCTGGCCGCGGAAGGCTTAAACGGCTGCCCGGAGTTGAGCTTGTCGTCACGCGGGGGCTGCCCGGTGCTGGCCGCCGCGGGCGGGGAGAGGTTCGGGGGTCTCATGCGGATCGAGCTGGAGGCCGCGGGCCTGGCCGCACCGGGAAAGGACCTCCCACGCGGAGCCGGATTCCTGCAGACCCGCGCCGGTGGTGTGCTCTATGTGCTGATCGACTTGTCGGCTTCGGATGCGGTGTTCAACGGGGGAGAGATTGTCAGCCTGGAGGCTCAGTCCCTGGAACGGGTGCGCGTGCTGGGAGTGCTCGCCGGGATACCCGGACAGGGGGAGACAGAGAGCGCGGCCGTGCGGCAAGCAGCAGCCGAAACCGCCCTGCCTCGCCAGTACAGCCTGGCCGGGGCCAGCCCCAACCCGTTCAACCCCTCGACCGCGATCACTTATTACGTGCCCGAGGGCGGACCGGCCACGGTGCGTCTGGAGGTGTTCGACCTGCGCGGGCAGCGGGTGCGCCTGCTGGCCCAGGGCGCGCACGAGCCGGGGGCGTACACTGTGATATGGGATGGTACGGCCACGGGAGGAAGGGTGCTGCCCTCGGGGGTCTATTTCTGCCGCTTGAGCGCGACCGGGTTCAGCGCCACGCGCAAGCTGGTGCTGCTCAAATAG